In Mustela nigripes isolate SB6536 chromosome 2, MUSNIG.SB6536, whole genome shotgun sequence, a single window of DNA contains:
- the LOC132010566 gene encoding cell surface glycoprotein CD200 receptor 1-like yields MSVNILVSASTFSSSVKGKQRSLTLPAEANSSLSVLVDTKAVLLCPPDNPTALVVTWTINPRDQPPCTRVHRRDNNETSVRNCTDARISWESRPDQNPALQIDPVALTHDGYYRCEVAAADGNFGHTYYLRVLVPPKVTLFRGSNGTIVCRAAAGKPSAQIFWTPEGDCHTEEEPLGNGTVTVQSTCHWEGRQVSNVFCSVSHVTGNKSLSLELETGDQLSLNLTILYITSSISVALVIVGSIWLWRIGCCRKC; encoded by the exons ATGTCCGTCAACATCCTGGTATCTG CCTCAACATTCAGTTCATCTgtgaaaggcaagcagagaagtCTCACACTTCCTGCAGAAg CTAACTCTTCTCTGTCCGTACTTGTGGATACAAAGGCTGTGCTCCTTTGTCCTCCTGACAACCCCACAGCTTTGGTGGTAACATGGACAATAAACCCCAGAGACCAGCCTCCCTGCACTAGAGTCCACAGGAGAGACAACAATGAGACCAGTGTAAGAAACTGTACTGATGCGAGAATATCCTGGGAGTCCAGACCTGATCAGAATCCTGCCCTTCAGATTGACCCCGTGGCCCTCACTCATGATGGATATTACAGGTGTGAAGTGGCTGCAGCTGATGGGAATTTCGGTCATACATATTACCTCCGAGTGTTAG TACCCCCCAAGGTGACCCTGTTTCGAGGCAGCAATGGAACCATCGTGTGCAGGGCAGCTGCAGGGAAGCCATCTGCACAGATCTTCTGGACCCCAGAGGGAGATTGTCACACTGAGGAAGAGCCGCTGGGCAATGGTACAGTGACCGTCCAGAGTACATGCCACTGGGAGGGCCGCCAGGTGTCTAATGTGTTCTGCTCTGTCTCCCATGTGACTGGCAACAAGAGTCTGTCCTTAGAGCTGGAAACAG GTGACCAATTATCACTAAACTTAACTATTTTATATATCACCTCCTCTATTTCGGTTGCCTTGGTCATTGTGGGATCCATTTGGCTTTGGAGAATCGGTTGCTGCAG aaaatgctaa